One window from the genome of Penaeus monodon isolate SGIC_2016 chromosome 4, NSTDA_Pmon_1, whole genome shotgun sequence encodes:
- the LOC119568357 gene encoding LOW QUALITY PROTEIN: uncharacterized protein LOC119568357 (The sequence of the model RefSeq protein was modified relative to this genomic sequence to represent the inferred CDS: inserted 1 base in 1 codon; deleted 4 bases in 3 codons; substituted 1 base at 1 genomic stop codon), whose translation MAEDMKKSPVVIKLYSKPEVPQVVVDINELPDGGNNCGVETKNCFINFEADNDLRVRRGKRIYVKKVNRNFQRRTVTEQTVKATGMNRPCRCACSTSEAKLVSPRKFTLSERQVIKKLASSQKSRSSKNPLVKRVSVGIQCDSSELDPVTINTSQSQPIKYARKVIVLHNNFFDLPYVSPKKPAILKNHKVLERASTSSRGTESQKNDKIRDDIKMGKMPEMTRGSKSFVGSEEKKEFNMDRFNSERTMNRSSYILSSSLKSCRTTPSQPLSSQELQPELLPSIVVEDITNVKEMEGQDFTLEIATPLQDASETDYENLRSCKITPVVKSSPCQDTVDNVSQECQSPTSISRTSSSQGSDDFTFSETEAAQIMLQLFYSGNITSVEENELHESDTGDLGSKTQSIVMGDGNESPEQQAKTIATVIAESSTEGCNSFLNQERVTDIEPSKETEVTESNSRNMTHNIHEIICTPNTDSPPKARRRGRPPRNQSKLAQAQGLNEIVHEKRITPTRGQQKMMSNQRSYKCRVTNGTTSSQILKNGVGKKISKKFQAGMPDSVRRSKRFQGLSGALSKSTKKLEESPVLRIKKTAGRRASRTYQINNEPKHSENKENNIQEFDFTADFKETNDQSCNSEDMPVSESRESDVESTSAFKGEIEMNYGSGKKDSMEVSFADGFNYPFEQNMLFSALGLVERHSSSTCKPHDTSPSHIAHRTRNITAYFRRMQECQVVLEDCHKMKKNKMCLEHDIPKVDQVEKGKSSPESETETSYANLFSPVLDFNFEGFLTTDIDIGDDFVMSDLEFGEELRYPDNPENLVQTAERQDGNLETHDSVPHNVNIQELTKIQNEVADANILHSDEDSQKFVFEKDTEINELQKGDILQKKANECNPEAVREPALLITDKRETCSTSDNSLPGLNKDPNKRRRFTTNKNDVVKNRCLICGKSCFTKAKLKRHTAKHHENEDQLMVQDEISCSSRSSLSEINGKECYELETDRLILHSPELITASKHGENSEDLTRYSSWKQIDDDVADIINLDPKCEEESCSQQVHTEKIKENARTDNMNSVIDISICETIQTDMNPLKEQTLVTEDHSLIEPLVTDSRKEIFKVSDSKTELXLQRTNDNAEFPTPKKLPKRKLRNTVKDNQSLNKQLRVLPQHLNSKEETILKGKGDVKIKAVEHTTDSKHHFRHSYEADKRKSNNIQPESIKNEVKLRSGQKVYNEEEQVFRCRKKHEIIXINGKRWYPCNICNHKFSSSSDLTRHMRKHTGERPFKCSVCSKSFRQREALKRHIEVHNGNKPYACKLCDSRFTQKVHLENHQTVHSDDKPYRWGTVWQAFSRLGYYKFHINIHASDPPYKCKICSRGFNSCGNLKKHKKIHDEVKHYKCQYCPAAFYVSQSLKVHSRVHTGEKPIQCQLCGISYRFESSLRKHAASKHPEFEVKGVSLIPRSKK comes from the exons ATGGCAGAAGATATGAAGAAATCACCCGTTGTCATTAAGTTGTACAGCAAGCCAGAAGTGCCTCAAGTTGTTGTTGATATCAACGAACTTCCTGATGGAGGGAATAACTGTGGCGTTGAAACTAAAAATTGCTTCATTAATTTTGAAGCAGATAATGACCTAAGAGTTAGAAGAGGCAAACGGATCTATGTAAAAAAAGTGAACAGAAATTTCCAGAGACGTACAGTCACAGAACAAACAGTAAAAGCCACAGGTATGAATAGACCTTGTAGATGTGCCTGTAGCACATCAGAAGCAAAATTGGTTAGCCCTAGAAAATTCACTTTGTCAGAGAGACAAGTAATTAAGAAACTAGCCTCTTCACAAAAATCACGAAGTTCAAAAAATCCCTTAGTCAAAAGGGTAAGCGTAGGAATTCAGTGTGATAGTAGTGAACTAGATCCAGTAACCATCAATACCAGTCAGTCCCAGCCAATAAAGTATGCACGTAAAGTGATTGTCCTTCATAATAACTTTTTTGATCTTCCATATGTGTCACCCAAGAAACCTGCAATCTTAAAAAATCACAAAGTTCTGGAAAGAGCCAGTACTTCAAGTAGAGGCACTGAAAgtcagaaaaatgataaaattagagATGATATCAAGATGGGGAAAATGCCTGAGATGACAAGGGGAAGTAAGTCTTTTGTGGGGtctgaagaaaagaaggagtttAATATGGACAGATTTAATTCCGAAAGGACCATGAATAGAAGTTCATATATTCTGTCTTCCTCCTTGAAAAGCTGCAGAACTACTCCATCACAACCATTGTCATCACAAGAATTGCAACCAGAATTACTACCATCCATTGTGGTTGAAGATATTACTAATGTTAAAGAAATGGAGGGACAGGATTTTACACTGGAAATTGCAACCCCATTACAGGATGCTTCAGAAACTGATTATGAAAATCTTCGTAGCTGTAAAATCACTCCTGTGGTGAAAAGTTCTCCTTGTCAAGACACTGTTGATAATGTTTCCCAAGAATGTCAGTCACCCACATCAATATCCAGAACTAGTAGCAGTCAAGGATCTGATGACTTTACTTTTAGTGAAACAGAAGCAGCTCAAATTATGCTTCAACTTTTTTATAGTGGAAACATTACAAGTGTAGAGGAAAATGAATTGCATGAATCTGATACTGGAGATCTAGGTAGTAAAACTCAGTCCATAGTTAtgggagatggaaatgaaagcCCAGAACAACAAGCAAAAACCATTGCAACTGTAATAGCTGAAAGTAGTACTGAAGGCTGTAATTCTTTTCTAAATCAAGAAAGAGTGACAGATATTGAGCCTTCTAAAGaaactgaagtcacagagagcaaTTCAAGAAATATGACTCATAACATTCATGAGATTATATGCACCCCAAACACAGACAGCCCACCAAAGGCAAGGCGTAGGGGTCGACCACCCAGAAATCAAAGTAAATTAGCACAGGCTCAAGGGCTTAATGAAATTGTTCATGAAAAAAGAATTACTCCCACAAGAGGCCAGCAGAAAATGATGAGCAATCAAAGGAGCTATAAGTGTAGAGTAACTAATGGAACTACTTCAAGCCAGATACTAAAAAATGGTGTAGGTAAGAAAATCAGTAAGAAATTTCAGGCGGGAATGCCAGATAGTGTAAGGCGAAGCAAAAGATTTCAAGGTTTATCTGGTGCTTtatcaaaatcaacaaaaaaattggAGGAAAGTCCAGTGTTGAGGATTAAAAAGACAGCAGGAAGAAGAGCATCCAGAACATATCAGATTAATAATGAACCAAAGCATAGtgagaataaggaaaataatattcaGGAGTTTGATTTTACTGCAGATTTTAAAGAAACGAATGATCAATCTTGTAATTCAGAAGATATGCCTGTTAGTGAGTCAAGAGAGTCAGATGTTGAAAGTACCTCAGCTTTCAAAGGTGAAATAGAAATGAATTATGGATCAGGCAAGAAAGATAGCATGGAAGTTAGCTTTGCAGATGGCTTCAATTACCCATTTGAACAAAACATGTTGTTCAGTGCTCTTGGCTTAGTTGAGAGGCATAGTTCAAGTACCTGTAAGCCCCACGACACTTCTCCCTCCCATATTGCTCACAGAACAAGAAATATAACGGCTTATTTCAGAAGAATGCAAGAGTGCCAAGTAGTGCTAGAAGACTGTCacaagatgaagaaaaacaaaatgtgcTTAGAGCATGATATACCTAAAGTTGATCAGGTTGAAAAAGGGAAATCAAGTCCAGAGAGTGAAACAGAAACCTCATATGCAAATCTATTTAGTCCAGTACTTGACTTCAATTTTGAAGGTTTTCTCACCACGGATATAGACATTGGTGATGACTTTGTCATGTCTGATTTAGAATTTGGGGAAGAACTAAGATATCCAGATAATCCTGAGAATTTAGTTCAAACAGCAGAAAGACAAGATGGTAACTTAGAGACTCATGACTCAGTGCCTCATAATGTAAATATCCAAGaactcacaaaaatacaaaatgaagtaGCAGATGCCAATATACTCCATTCTGATGAAGACAGTCAGAAATTTGTATTTGAAAAGGACACTGAAATTAATGAACTTCAGAAGGGAGATATATTACAGAAAAAAGCAAATGAATGTAATCCTGAAGCGGTCAGGGAACCTGCTCTGCTAATCACTGATAAAAGAGAAACGTGTTCTACCAGTGATAATTCTCTCCCAGGTTTGAATAAAGACCCAAATAAGAGAAGGAGGTTCAccactaataaaaatgatgtagTCAAGAATAGGTGTCTTATCTGTGGAAAGTCATGTTTTACAAAAGCAAAATTGAAGAGACATACTGCCAAACACCATGAAAATGAAGATCAGTTGATGGTACAAGATGAAATTTCATGCAGCAGCAGGAGTTCATTATCAGAAATCAATGGAAAAGAATGTTATGAATTAGAAACTGACAGATTGATACTTCATAGCCCAGAACTCATAACAGCATCAAAACATGGAGAGAATTCTGAAGACCTAACCAGATATTCAAGTTGGAAacaaattgatgatgatgttgcagATATTATTAATTTAGATCCTAAATGTGAAGAGGAATCTTGCTCACAGCAAGtgcacacagaaaaaataaaagaaaatgcaagaacAGATAATATGAATTCAGTTATTGATATCAGCATTTGCGAAACAATCCAAACAGACATGAATCCCTTAAAAGAGCAAACTTTGGTGACTGAAGATCATTCTTTAATTGAACCACTTGTTACAGATAGTAGGAAAGAAATTTTCAAAGTGTCAGACAGTAAAACAGAACTTTAACTTCAGAGG ACCAATGATAATGCAGAATTCCCCACTCCAAAGAAACTACCAAAGAGAAAGTTGAGAAATACTGTTAAAGATAATCAGTCACTAAATAAACAGTTAAGAGTATTACCACAACACCTCAATAGCAAGGAAGAA ACTATATTGAAAGGCAAAGGGGATGTGAAAATTAAAGCAGTTGAACATACGACAGATAGTAAGCATCATTTTCGCCACAGTTATGAAGCAGACAAGAGAAAAAGCAATAATATTCAACCAGAAAGCATCAAAAATGAAGTCAAATTAAGGTCAGGGCAGAAAGTATATAATGAAGAAGAGCAGGTCTTTCGCTGTCGTAAAAAACACGAGATCA AAATCAATGGAAAGAGGTGGTATCCATGTAATATATGTAACCATAAGTTTTCTAGCTCTTCAGACCTGACAAGGCATATGAGGAAGCACACTGGAGAAAGACCCTTTAAATGTTCAGTTTGTTCAAAGTCATTTAGACAAAGAGAAGCCCTTAAAAGACATATTGAAGTGCATAATGGTAATAAGCCTTATGCTTGTAAACTTTGTGATTCAAGATTTACTCAGAAGGTTCACTTAGAAAATCACCAGACAGTTCATAGTGATGACAAACCATATAGATGGGGAACAGTGTGGCAAGCATTTTCTCGCCTTGGTTACTATAAATTTCATATTAACATTCATGCTTCAGATCCCCCATATAAGTGTAAAATATGCTCTCGTGGTTTTAATTCTTGTGGTAATTTG AAAAAACACAAGAAGATTCATGATGAAGTCAAACACTATAAATGTCAGTACTGCCCAGCTGCCTTTTATGTGTCTCAGAGTTTGAAGGTACACTCAAGAGTTCATACAGGTGAGAAGCCTATTCAGTGTCAATTGTGTGGTATAAGCTATCGATTTGAAAGCAGTTTGCGGAAGCATGCTGCATCAAAACATCCAGAATTTGAAGTTAAAGGTGTCAGTCTTATACCTCGTTCAAAGAAATAA